A window of Lysobacter terrestris contains these coding sequences:
- a CDS encoding exodeoxyribonuclease VII small subunit, whose product MAARKPDKDTSAASPSATNDVADFEQSLDSLEQLVEQMERGDMSLEDSLAAYERGVGLYRRCQTALEQAELRVRLLSDPQDPGSAEPFAAPDA is encoded by the coding sequence ATGGCCGCCCGCAAACCCGACAAAGACACGTCCGCCGCTTCGCCCTCCGCGACGAATGACGTAGCCGATTTCGAGCAGTCCCTGGACTCGCTCGAGCAGCTGGTCGAACAGATGGAGCGCGGCGACATGAGCCTGGAGGATTCGCTCGCGGCCTACGAACGCGGCGTCGGCCTCTACCGCCGCTGCCAGACCGCACTGGAACAGGCAGAGCTGCGCGTGCGCCTGCTCAGCGATCCGCAGGACCCCGGCAGCGCCGAGCCGTTCGCAGCGCCCGATGCCTGA
- the tilS gene encoding tRNA lysidine(34) synthetase TilS has product MDSTPLLTASVLPTGGALVVGLSGGLDSVVLLHALAALPEVRQRGLRAVHVHHGLHADADAWQRYCEHACAQLQVALQSVRVAVVAAGEGLEAAARHARHAVFADALAADEVLVLAHHRDDQAETFLLRALRGSGVDGLGAMRPWRRFAHGWLWRPLLDRRRDELHAYANAHGLQWVEDPSNADARFDRNFLRAQLLPLLRERWPHAEAGLAAAADLCAQADTLLAAEDARCLAMARTADAHVLARDALCALPAERRARVLRLWIRELALPPLPAEGIARIEAEILPARADAEPRFRWQRAEIRAWRDLLHAGQAQQPLAADWRQPWDGTTPLALPDGSRLSLSGSRGFETAVVVHARQGGERIVLPGRAHSHALKHVLQDLGIPAWVRERLPLLSDAAGELLAAADLAYSAGFDAWLRERGARLHWQRD; this is encoded by the coding sequence ATGGATTCCACGCCGCTCCTGACCGCTTCGGTGCTGCCCACGGGCGGCGCGCTCGTGGTCGGCCTGAGCGGCGGGCTGGATTCGGTCGTGCTGCTGCACGCACTGGCCGCATTGCCGGAAGTGCGCCAACGCGGGCTGCGTGCCGTGCACGTCCATCACGGCCTGCACGCGGACGCCGATGCCTGGCAGCGCTATTGCGAGCACGCGTGCGCGCAACTGCAGGTAGCGCTGCAAAGCGTACGCGTCGCCGTCGTGGCCGCGGGCGAAGGGCTGGAAGCCGCCGCGCGCCACGCGCGGCATGCCGTATTCGCCGACGCGCTCGCAGCCGACGAGGTGCTGGTCCTCGCCCACCACCGCGACGACCAGGCCGAGACCTTCCTGCTACGCGCGCTGCGCGGCTCGGGCGTCGACGGCCTGGGCGCCATGCGTCCGTGGCGACGGTTCGCCCACGGCTGGCTGTGGCGCCCCCTGCTCGATCGCCGGCGCGACGAACTCCACGCCTACGCGAACGCGCACGGCCTGCAATGGGTGGAAGACCCGAGCAACGCCGACGCCCGCTTCGATCGCAACTTCCTACGCGCTCAACTACTGCCGCTGCTGCGCGAGCGCTGGCCGCACGCCGAGGCGGGCCTGGCCGCGGCGGCGGACCTGTGCGCACAAGCCGACACCCTGCTGGCCGCGGAGGACGCCCGTTGCCTCGCGATGGCACGCACCGCCGATGCGCACGTGCTCGCACGCGACGCCCTGTGCGCACTGCCTGCGGAGCGGCGCGCACGCGTCCTGCGCCTGTGGATCCGCGAACTCGCCCTGCCGCCCCTGCCCGCCGAAGGCATCGCACGCATCGAAGCCGAGATCCTGCCGGCGCGCGCCGATGCCGAACCCCGCTTCCGCTGGCAGCGCGCCGAAATCCGCGCGTGGCGCGACCTGCTGCACGCCGGCCAGGCGCAGCAGCCGCTCGCCGCCGATTGGCGCCAACCCTGGGATGGCACGACACCCCTGGCGCTGCCGGACGGTTCACGGCTGTCCCTGTCGGGAAGCCGCGGCTTCGAAACGGCCGTCGTCGTCCACGCACGCCAGGGCGGCGAACGCATCGTCCTGCCCGGACGCGCGCACAGCCATGCGCTCAAGCACGTGCTGCAGGACCTGGGCATCCCCGCGTGGGTCCGCGAGCGCCTGCCGCTGCTGTCGGATGCGGCCGGAGAGCTGCTCGCCGCCGCCGACCTGGCGTATTCGGCCGGCTTCGACGCCTGGCTGCGCGAACGCGGCGCACGCTTGCACTGGCAACGCGATTGA
- a CDS encoding alpha/beta fold hydrolase, with translation MRLSGCVLSMLLAVSAGAVHAADVVAAARPFGQDAARAIIAQSRKVLSPNGVEELKQVEIGGIRQWISVRGNDRRNPILLYLHGGPGSVEMVESYGYQRPWEDFFTVVQWDQRGAGKTFAANTPAAMAPRMSIDGMVADAEEMIRYLMATYGKRKIFVLGHSWGSIVGEEIARRHPQWLHAYLGAGQIADMAQSEAIGYRWALGRARAEGNTQAIRELEALAPYPGPPGRLTLERIGAQRTWTMHYGGLAWGRSEFKPFDDARKLSPDYSNAELQAIDHGGLYSLGYLLPAMEQVDFGGNTRFGCPIFIFNGRHDYTTSFEVAARWFDALQAPLKRMFWFEDSAHMMMQEQPGLFLMHLVNDVRPLAVRAGDAPPGEVASKK, from the coding sequence ATGCGTTTGTCCGGATGCGTGCTGTCGATGTTGTTGGCGGTTTCGGCGGGGGCCGTCCATGCGGCCGACGTGGTGGCCGCGGCAAGGCCGTTCGGCCAGGACGCGGCGCGCGCGATCATCGCGCAGAGCCGCAAGGTCCTGTCGCCGAACGGGGTCGAGGAACTCAAGCAGGTCGAGATCGGCGGCATCCGCCAATGGATCTCGGTGCGCGGCAACGACCGCCGCAATCCGATCCTGCTGTACCTGCACGGCGGCCCGGGTTCGGTGGAGATGGTGGAGTCCTACGGCTACCAGCGGCCGTGGGAGGACTTCTTCACCGTCGTGCAGTGGGACCAGCGCGGCGCGGGCAAGACCTTCGCCGCGAACACGCCCGCCGCGATGGCGCCGCGCATGAGCATCGACGGCATGGTCGCCGATGCGGAAGAGATGATCCGCTACCTCATGGCCACCTACGGCAAGCGGAAGATCTTCGTCCTCGGCCATTCATGGGGCAGCATCGTCGGTGAGGAGATCGCGCGTCGCCATCCGCAATGGCTGCATGCCTACCTGGGCGCGGGCCAGATCGCCGACATGGCGCAGAGCGAGGCGATCGGCTACCGCTGGGCGCTCGGACGCGCGCGTGCGGAGGGCAACACGCAGGCCATCCGCGAACTGGAAGCGCTGGCGCCGTATCCGGGACCGCCGGGCCGCCTCACCCTCGAACGCATCGGCGCGCAGCGCACGTGGACCATGCATTACGGCGGGCTCGCGTGGGGGCGCAGCGAGTTCAAGCCGTTCGACGATGCGCGCAAGTTGTCGCCCGACTACAGCAACGCGGAACTGCAGGCGATCGACCACGGCGGGCTGTACTCGCTGGGCTACCTGCTGCCGGCGATGGAGCAGGTCGACTTCGGCGGCAACACCCGCTTCGGCTGCCCGATTTTCATCTTCAACGGCCGGCACGACTACACGACGTCGTTCGAAGTGGCCGCGCGCTGGTTCGATGCCTTGCAGGCACCGCTGAAGCGGATGTTCTGGTTCGAGGACTCGGCGCACATGATGATGCAGGAGCAGCCGGGGTTGTTCCTCATGCACCTGGTCAACGACGTGCGGCCGCTGGCGGTGCGGGCGGGGGATGCGCCGCCCGGCGAAGTCGCTTCGAAGAAGTGA
- a CDS encoding acetyl-CoA carboxylase carboxyltransferase subunit alpha gives MNPNYLDFEQPIADLEARIQEVLHASHGPAVNVDAEVHALREKLRLRTAHIFRDLTPWQVSQLSRHPSRPYTLDYLRVICDEFQELAGDRAFANDNAIVGGLARIDGRSVVVIGHEKGRDTKAKVRRNFGMPKPEGYRKALRLMKLAERFRLPILTFIDTAGAWPGIDAEERGQSEAIARNLLEMSELKVPIICTVIGEGGSGGALAIGVGDRTLMLEYSTYSVITPEGCASILWKTAEKAKDAAEQLGMTAKRLKDLGLIDKIVREPIGGAHRNPTQMAKRLKAVLLNELDALENVPVPELLDRRYKRLRSYGAYEAA, from the coding sequence ATGAACCCGAACTACCTCGACTTCGAACAACCCATCGCCGACCTGGAAGCCCGCATCCAGGAAGTGCTGCATGCCAGCCATGGCCCTGCGGTCAATGTCGATGCCGAAGTGCACGCGCTGCGCGAAAAGCTGCGCCTGCGCACCGCCCACATCTTCCGCGACCTGACCCCGTGGCAGGTCTCGCAGCTGTCGCGCCATCCGTCGCGACCGTACACGCTCGACTACCTGCGCGTGATCTGCGACGAGTTCCAGGAACTCGCCGGCGACCGCGCCTTCGCCAACGACAACGCCATCGTCGGCGGCCTCGCCCGCATCGACGGTCGCAGCGTCGTGGTCATCGGCCACGAAAAGGGCCGCGACACCAAGGCCAAGGTCCGCCGCAACTTCGGCATGCCCAAGCCCGAGGGTTACCGCAAGGCGCTGCGCCTGATGAAGCTGGCCGAACGCTTCCGCCTGCCGATCCTCACCTTCATCGACACCGCCGGCGCATGGCCGGGCATCGATGCCGAGGAGCGTGGCCAGTCCGAAGCGATCGCGCGCAACCTGCTGGAGATGTCGGAACTCAAGGTGCCGATCATCTGCACCGTGATCGGCGAAGGCGGCTCCGGCGGCGCGCTCGCCATCGGCGTCGGCGACCGCACGCTGATGCTCGAATACAGCACCTACTCGGTGATCACCCCGGAAGGCTGCGCCTCGATCCTGTGGAAGACGGCGGAGAAGGCCAAGGACGCCGCCGAGCAACTCGGCATGACCGCCAAGCGCCTGAAGGACCTCGGCCTGATCGACAAGATCGTGCGCGAACCCATCGGCGGCGCGCACCGCAATCCCACGCAGATGGCCAAGCGCCTGAAGGCCGTGCTGTTGAACGAGTTGGACGCGCTGGAGAACGTCCCGGTGCCGGAACTGCTCGATCGACGCTACAAGCGCCTGCGCAGCTACGGGGCGTACGAGGCGGCCTGA
- the dnaE gene encoding DNA polymerase III subunit alpha: MSRFVHLHLHSEYSLADSTIRIGELVKRCAKLGQPAVAVTDLDNLFAAVKFYKAAEGAGIKPIIGADIGLADGNETPARMTLLCRDRTGYLTLSRLLSRAWMEGHRIDGVAIRPEWLREDNAGLFALAGRKSLAGQLVASHRHELAEASLADWREVFGDRLHLELTRTGRDGEEAFNAFALHAATRRGLPVVASNDARFLDAEGFEAHEARVCIASGRVLDDPKRPREYSAEQFLRSSEEMAKLFADIPDAIDNAVALATRCNVTMKLGEYALPAFPVPSEHTIESWLRNTARDGLIARLEKNPIAPGKTREIYDARLETELDVIIKMGFPGYFLIVADFINWGKAQGIPVGPGRGSGAGSLVAWALGITDLDPLPYDLLFERFLNPERVSMPDFDIDFCMDRRDEVIDYVARKYGRDRVSQIITYGTMAAKAVVRDSGRVLGHPYGMVDGIAKLIPNTLGICLDDALGESEAAKKDSNLASADLIQRYHAEDDVRDLLDLARSLEDLTRNAGKHAGGVVIAPSPLSDFCPLFAEHDGEGRGRNPVTQFDKDDVEAVGLVKFDFLGLRTLTIIDWAVKAINVRRAREGTEPLDITALELTDKPTYELFARGDSVAVFQFESRGMRELLKRAKPDTFEDIIALAALFRPGPLGSGMDRDWVDRKHGNAEVTYPHDSLEPVLAPTYGVIVYQEQVMQIAQVLAGYTLGGADMLRRAMGKKKPEEMAKERAKFEAGCLERGIPASKASPIFDLMEKFAEYGFNKSHSAAYALVAYQTAWLKVHYPAEFMAAVMSSDMDNTDKVVGFLDEARVMGLTVLPPDVNASAYMFEATTPDTIRYGIGAVKGVGRGACEAIVEARRAGEFVDLLDFCKRVDSSKLNKRALEALVQAGALDALGKNRASLSLQLPEVLKATEQLAREREAGQVSLFGGAETAAPALHIELKETDEWPLVQLLSGERDTLGHYLSGHPFDPYREELRALVGHDLGDLERIWESRPESARSGWRPELETVVAGQVVGLRKKGDSQMFVQIEDGRGRLECAFFAETYNEFAQLIARDRLLIVQGGLREDAFSGGFALKAQRCWDYSQLCAKHAQRLSLRLDLRVPGTWARVDSLLAKHRPGATPLRLDLLREGVAGMLDLNGTHSIRVDADLPGALRSQPGVRTVKLAFSRPW, translated from the coding sequence ATGTCCCGCTTCGTTCACCTCCATCTGCACAGCGAGTATTCGCTCGCCGACTCGACGATCCGCATCGGCGAGCTGGTCAAGCGCTGCGCGAAGCTGGGCCAGCCGGCGGTGGCGGTCACCGACCTCGACAACCTCTTCGCCGCGGTCAAGTTCTACAAGGCCGCCGAGGGCGCGGGCATCAAGCCGATCATCGGCGCCGACATCGGCCTGGCCGACGGCAACGAGACGCCGGCGCGCATGACCCTGCTGTGCCGCGACCGCACCGGCTACCTCACCCTGTCGCGCCTGCTCAGCCGCGCCTGGATGGAAGGTCACCGCATCGATGGCGTGGCGATCCGCCCGGAATGGCTGCGCGAGGACAACGCCGGCCTGTTCGCGCTGGCCGGGCGCAAGTCGCTCGCCGGCCAACTGGTGGCGAGCCACCGCCACGAACTCGCCGAAGCCTCGCTCGCCGACTGGCGCGAAGTGTTCGGCGATCGCCTGCACCTGGAGCTGACCCGCACCGGCCGCGACGGCGAGGAAGCGTTCAACGCCTTCGCCCTGCACGCGGCAACGCGCCGCGGCCTGCCCGTCGTCGCCAGCAACGACGCGCGCTTCCTCGACGCCGAAGGTTTCGAGGCGCACGAGGCGCGCGTGTGCATCGCCTCGGGCCGCGTGCTCGACGATCCCAAGCGCCCACGCGAATACAGCGCCGAACAGTTCCTGCGCTCGTCGGAAGAGATGGCGAAGCTCTTCGCCGACATCCCCGACGCGATCGACAACGCGGTCGCGCTGGCCACGCGCTGCAACGTCACGATGAAGCTGGGCGAATACGCCCTGCCCGCCTTCCCGGTGCCGAGCGAACACACGATCGAATCGTGGCTGCGCAACACCGCGCGCGACGGTTTGATCGCGCGCCTGGAAAAGAACCCGATCGCCCCGGGCAAGACCCGCGAGATCTACGACGCGCGCCTGGAAACCGAGCTGGACGTCATCATCAAGATGGGGTTTCCGGGCTACTTCCTGATCGTCGCCGACTTCATCAACTGGGGCAAGGCGCAGGGCATCCCGGTGGGCCCGGGCCGCGGTTCGGGCGCGGGTTCGCTGGTCGCGTGGGCACTGGGCATCACCGACCTCGATCCGTTGCCGTACGACCTGCTGTTCGAGCGCTTCCTCAATCCCGAACGCGTGTCGATGCCCGACTTCGACATCGACTTCTGCATGGACCGCCGCGACGAGGTGATCGACTACGTCGCGCGCAAGTACGGTCGCGACCGCGTCTCCCAGATCATCACCTACGGCACCATGGCCGCGAAGGCGGTCGTACGCGACTCCGGGCGCGTGCTCGGCCATCCGTATGGCATGGTCGACGGCATCGCCAAGCTGATCCCGAACACGCTGGGCATCTGCCTCGACGATGCGTTGGGCGAATCGGAAGCCGCGAAGAAGGACAGCAACCTCGCCTCGGCCGACCTGATCCAGCGTTACCACGCCGAAGACGACGTCCGCGACCTGCTCGATCTCGCGCGCAGCCTCGAAGACCTCACCCGCAACGCCGGCAAGCACGCCGGCGGCGTGGTGATCGCGCCTTCGCCGCTCAGCGACTTCTGCCCGCTGTTCGCCGAACACGACGGCGAAGGCCGCGGCCGGAATCCGGTCACCCAGTTCGACAAGGACGACGTCGAAGCGGTCGGCCTGGTGAAGTTCGACTTCCTCGGCCTGCGCACGCTCACGATCATCGATTGGGCAGTGAAGGCGATCAACGTGCGCCGCGCGCGCGAGGGCACCGAACCGCTCGACATCACCGCGCTGGAGCTGACCGACAAGCCGACCTACGAGCTGTTCGCGCGCGGCGATTCGGTCGCGGTGTTCCAGTTCGAATCGCGCGGCATGCGCGAGCTGCTCAAGCGCGCGAAGCCGGATACGTTCGAGGACATCATCGCGCTCGCCGCGCTGTTCCGTCCCGGCCCGCTGGGCTCGGGGATGGACCGCGACTGGGTCGACCGCAAGCACGGCAACGCCGAAGTCACCTACCCGCACGACTCGCTGGAACCGGTGCTGGCGCCGACCTACGGCGTCATCGTGTACCAGGAACAGGTGATGCAGATCGCGCAGGTACTGGCGGGCTACACGCTCGGCGGCGCCGACATGCTGCGCCGCGCGATGGGCAAGAAGAAGCCCGAGGAGATGGCGAAGGAACGCGCCAAGTTCGAGGCCGGCTGCCTCGAGCGCGGCATCCCGGCGAGCAAGGCGAGCCCGATCTTCGACCTGATGGAGAAGTTCGCCGAGTACGGCTTCAACAAGTCGCACTCGGCGGCGTACGCGCTGGTCGCGTATCAGACCGCGTGGCTTAAGGTGCACTACCCGGCCGAGTTCATGGCCGCGGTGATGTCCTCTGACATGGACAACACCGACAAGGTGGTGGGCTTCCTCGACGAAGCGCGGGTGATGGGCCTGACCGTGCTGCCGCCGGACGTGAACGCGTCGGCGTACATGTTCGAAGCGACGACACCGGACACCATCCGCTACGGCATCGGCGCGGTGAAGGGCGTCGGCCGCGGCGCGTGCGAGGCGATCGTCGAGGCGCGTCGCGCCGGCGAATTCGTCGACCTGCTCGACTTCTGCAAGCGCGTCGACAGCAGCAAGCTCAACAAGCGTGCGCTGGAAGCGCTGGTGCAGGCCGGTGCGCTCGATGCGCTGGGGAAAAACCGCGCCAGCCTCAGCCTGCAGCTACCGGAAGTGCTCAAGGCCACCGAGCAGCTCGCACGCGAACGCGAAGCCGGACAGGTCTCGCTGTTCGGCGGCGCGGAAACCGCGGCGCCCGCGCTGCACATCGAACTGAAGGAAACCGACGAGTGGCCGCTGGTGCAGCTGCTCAGCGGCGAACGCGACACGCTCGGGCATTACCTCAGCGGCCATCCCTTCGATCCCTACCGCGAGGAACTGCGCGCGCTGGTCGGCCACGACCTCGGCGACCTCGAACGCATCTGGGAATCGCGGCCGGAAAGCGCGCGCAGCGGCTGGCGCCCAGAACTGGAAACCGTGGTCGCCGGCCAGGTCGTCGGCCTGCGCAAGAAAGGCGACAGCCAGATGTTCGTGCAGATCGAGGACGGCCGCGGCCGCCTCGAATGCGCCTTCTTCGCCGAGACCTACAACGAGTTCGCCCAGCTGATCGCGCGCGATCGCCTGCTGATCGTGCAGGGCGGCCTGCGCGAGGACGCCTTCAGCGGCGGCTTCGCGTTGAAGGCGCAGCGCTGCTGGGATTACTCGCAGTTGTGCGCCAAGCATGCGCAGCGCCTGTCGCTGCGCCTGGACCTGCGCGTTCCCGGCACCTGGGCGCGCGTGGACTCGTTGCTCGCCAAGCACCGCCCGGGCGCGACGCCGCTGCGCCTGGACCTGTTGCGCGAAGGCGTGGCCGGCATGCTCGACCTCAACGGCACGCATTCCATCCGTGTCGACGCGGACTTGCCGGGCGCGCTGCGCTCGCAACCGGGCGTGCGGACGGTAAAGCTGGCGTTCTCGCGGCCCTGGTAG
- a CDS encoding YkvA family protein, protein MPHPTPTDHPLPFEHFRGGLTDALGAPAGFPEIALSGPAVVHFDELVHELYPDAARVDQPRLQQLAAWLLSLPEDEAYAELDARLSRMDELRALLDDGAWDADDATRMRINKLLAYVDREDDLIPDRLPLLGRLDDVLLIELAWPAFAQEANEYRDFCDYRQSEHPAGTPEEQRNAWLRDRLAEIELMRMSTRIEDIHFANGRTPEGPLRVTGSPL, encoded by the coding sequence ATGCCTCACCCCACCCCCACCGATCACCCATTGCCGTTCGAACATTTCCGCGGCGGCCTCACCGACGCCCTCGGCGCTCCGGCGGGCTTCCCCGAAATCGCCCTGTCCGGCCCCGCGGTCGTGCACTTCGACGAACTCGTGCACGAGCTGTATCCCGACGCCGCCCGCGTCGACCAGCCGCGCCTGCAGCAACTGGCGGCCTGGCTGCTGTCGCTGCCGGAGGACGAGGCGTATGCCGAACTCGACGCCCGCCTGAGCCGCATGGACGAACTGCGCGCGCTGCTCGACGACGGCGCATGGGACGCCGACGACGCGACCCGCATGCGCATCAACAAGCTGCTGGCGTATGTCGACCGCGAGGACGACCTGATTCCCGATCGCCTGCCGCTGCTGGGCCGGCTCGACGACGTGCTGCTGATCGAACTGGCGTGGCCGGCGTTCGCGCAGGAAGCGAACGAATACCGCGACTTCTGCGACTACCGGCAGAGCGAGCACCCGGCCGGAACGCCGGAAGAACAGCGCAACGCCTGGCTGCGCGACCGGCTGGCCGAGATCGAGCTGATGCGCATGAGCACGCGCATCGAAGACATCCATTTCGCCAACGGCCGCACCCCGGAAGGCCCGCTGCGGGTGACCGGATCGCCGCTGTAG